In Pristis pectinata isolate sPriPec2 chromosome 2, sPriPec2.1.pri, whole genome shotgun sequence, the sequence ctctatacctactacccagcaccttaaacctatgtcttcttgtggccaccatttcagccctggggaaaagcctctgactatctaccctatcaatacctctcatcatcttatacacctctatcaggtcccccctcatcctccgtctctccaaggagaaaaggccgagttccctcaacctgctttcataaggcatgctccgtattccaggcagcatccctgtaaatctcctctgcaccctctctatggcttccacatctttcctgtagtgaggcgaccagaactgagcataatactccaagtggggtctgaccagggacctatatagctgcaacaatacctcactgctcctaaattcatttccccgattgatgaaggacaatacaccatatgccttcttaaccacagagtcaatctgcgccgccactttgagtgtcctgtggactcggaccccaagatccctccgatcctccacactgccaagagtcctaccattaatactatattccgcctacatatttgacctaccaaaatgaaccacttcacacttatctgggttgacctgcatttgccacttctcagcccaactctgcatcctatgtccctctgtaacctctgacagccctccaaactatccacaacacccccaaccttcatgtcatctgcaaacttactaacacacccctctgctccctcatccaggtcatttataaaaatcacaaagagcaagggtcccagtacagatccctgaggtacaccactggtcactgaccttcactcagaatatgacccttcaacaaccactctttgccttctgtgtgccagccagttctggatccacactgcaatgtccccttggatcccatgtctcctcaccttctccataagccttgcatggggtaccttatcaaacgccttgctgaaatccatatacactacttctactgctctctcttcatcgatgtgcttagtcacatcctcaaaaaattcaatcaggctcgtaaggcgggacctgcccttgacaaagccatgctgactattccttatcatattatacctctccaaatgtccataaatcctgcctctcaggatcttctccatcagcttaccaaccactgaggtaagactcaccggtctataattccctaggctatccctactccccttcttgaataagggaacaacattcgcaaccctccaatcttccagaacctctcctgcctccatcgatgatgcaaagatcatcatcagaggctccgcaatctcctccctcgcctcccacagcaacctggggtacatctcatccagtcccggtgacttatctaacttgatgctttccaaaagtttcagcaccacctcttttctaatatctacatgctcaagcttttcaggccgcttcatgtccccactacaatcccctagatccttttccatagtgaatactgacgtaaagtattcattaagtaccaccgctatttcttctggatccatacacactttcccactgctgcacttgatatgccctattctttcgcatctcatcttcttacccttcacatacttgtagaacgccttggggttttccttaatcctgcccaccaaggccttctcatgtccccttctggctctcctaatctctttcttaagttccttccttttagccttgtactcttccagatctctaacattacttagctctctgtaccttttgtatgcttttcttttccttttgactagatttgttACAGCCTTCATACACCagggttcctgtatcctctcgtgactcccctgtctcatcagaacatgtctatgcagaactccacacaaataccccctgaatatttgccacacatatcttccgtacttgtcccagagaacatctgttcccaatttaatcttccaatttcctgcctgagagtctcataattccctttactccaagtaaacgactttctagtctgtctattcctatctctctccagtgctaacataaaggagatagaattatgatcactattaccaaaatgttcacccactgagagatctgacacctgaccaggttaatttcccaatatcaaatcaagcacacagcctctcctcttgtaggtctatctacatgctctgtcaagaacccttcctgatcacacctaacaaactctaccccatctaaacccctcactgtctggagatgccagtcaatgtttgggaaattaaaatcccccatcacaacaactctgttattctcacacctttctaggatctgcttccctatctgctcctcaataaccctgtcactattgggcggcctataaaaaacacccaggaaagttatcgaccccttcctgttcctaacctccacgcacagagactctgtagacaatccctccacaatgtccaccttttccgcagctgtgacaccatctctgatcaacagtgccactctgccacctcttttgcctccctcccagtccttcctgaaacatctaaaacccggcacttgaatcaaccattccagccccggagccatccaagtctccgtaatggccaccacatcatagctccaagtatcgatccaagctctaagctcatcctccTTGTTCACactactccttgcgttaaaatagacacatctcaagcctgtctgaacacttcccttttctatcacctgcctatggtacttactcctagcttcctctatttgagagccaaacacctcttccccagtctctccagtacggatcccacccacCAACAATTCTAGCTTAAACTCTCCCCAGCAGCCTTAGtgaacctccccgccagtatgttggtccccctgagattcaagtgcaacctgtcctctttgaacaggtcatacctgccccaaaagaggccacaatgatccagaaaactgaatccctgctccttactccaatccctcaaccacgcatttaacctcctcctcattctgttcctatacccactgtcgcatagcacaggcagtaatccagaaattactacctttgaggtcctgcttctcaacttccttcctaattctctatagtctcttttcggGATCTTATTCCtctccctacctatgttgttggtaccaatacataccacgacctctggctgttctccctcccccttcaggatatcttggacgcaatctgaaacatcctggaccctggcacctaggaggcaaactaccttccgagtttctttcctgcgtccacagaatcgcttgtctgcccacctaactatagagtcccctatcactagtgcccttctcactccttccctacccatctgagccacagggccgggctctgtgccagagacactgccactgttgcttcccccaggtaggctgtctcccccaacattactcaaacaggagtacttattgtcaaggggtacagccacaggggtactctctagtacctgacttttccccttccccttccccctcctgactgtgacccaattgcctgattccgatggtcccggtgtgaccacctgcctataactcctctctatcacctcctcactctccctgaccagatgaaggtcatcgagctgcatctccagttccctaacatccAGTTTCAAACATTCTCAGCTTGTGTGTGGAATGGTTATATTGCTCAAACCATCCACTTTATCTTCTTAGATACTTTCATTAAATTCCTTAGCAGTCAATTTCCCAGTCATGATGAACACTTCCCCCAGATGAACACATCACCAGTCAAAGATGTTGAATCTCTGCACCCCAACATCTCCAGTCTTCTCTAACCTGAAATGGGATAAAAATTGCTCATTTCAGGAACATAACCAGCAATGTAGATAGGGCACATAAAACAACCAAAAACCTCAagagcaaaagcaaactgctggaggaattcagtgggctaAGCAGCATCTGCTCTGGAACCTCAGGACTCTTCTGCCTCACTTCAATCATTTAGATGATTTGTTGGCGCCTGTCACGCTATCAACAGCCCAAATCCTTTCCCTGCAGGCTCTTTCCATTAAGGTTATTGTTCCAATCTTTCTAAGGACACTTCTACTTTGCTTGTTTTGTTGATTTGCATTTTCTGTGTCCAAGTGTATCCAGATCTCCCCACATCTGCTCAGTCTGCTAATTCTCAGGCTGGATGGTCTACAATTGGAGGAATAGGCTGAGGATAAGGATTCAACCATTTAGAACTAAGGAGAATTTTCTTTACTCGGAAgcttataaatctttggaattcattaatCCAGAGGATTGTGTATAttgaattaaatatattcaagctgaattaatacatttttgaattctaagcAATCAGAACTTTGGATAATGAAGGAGATTCAGGCTCTGCCATGGTCTTATTgtttggcagagcaagcttgtGGGGTTGTGCAACCACTCCTGCctcattttcttgtattctttttGTTTGATTCCAATGCTTTGGGCTCTTCTTCCTATCATCTACAAATACAGAAAATTGCTCCGTGGTTCCTGCTCATTTCTGCCATCTCCATGAACTGCTTCCTCATTCTCACAAATCCAAATTATTAGGACAGTTCCTGTAAGTGTAACCCAACCCAGTCAGTTTACAAATGTTGTTAGAAGATGTTCTTTAACCTTAGCTTGGTTCAGTAACCCTTGATTTGTTATATAAAACCTGAGCCAGATGCTTCCAAATCAGTTTCAGGCTGCAAATAATTGAAGGCACAAAAGGTAGTAACATTCAATTTCCCACTGTGATTGCACCTAATTGAATAACTATCTAACAACTATAAAGAGTTCGCCACTTCTGtatcaaacaaaatattgtgAATATCAGTGAAAATTTGATAATATTTTACATTGGAGTTGCAATTTTATCTATCCAGGTACAAATTCTAAAAGGAGGACTGTTGTTGATAACACATTCCTTTATGGGGCTGTGCAGCTGCCTGTGTCCTTATGCGAGCTGGACTGATCCATGAGTGGCCAGCAGGCCTCAGGCAGCAGAGTCAGGGCTGAGCTCCAGATTGCTTGGATGGCCTTCTGATTTCACAACCtttctttctaaatgtctctgatcactGGAGATGTTTGGAAACAGTGGAAGTATATTTAGATAaccttttaattaaaaattatttcaaacaaaatttcctcaccctaaatctatgcccccaagttttggactcccctaccctggaaaaaagactgctatcatccaccttatctaagcccctcatgattttataaacatctataagatcacccctcattctcctacactccaagggataaagaccaagcctggccaacctctccctataactcaggtcctctagtcctgacaacatccttgtaaatcttttctgaactgcttccacatctttcctataacagggtgaccaaaattataCATAATACTCaccagtgcagcctcaccaacgacttatacaactgtaacgcaatgtcccaactcttatattcaatgacctgactgaggaaggccagtgtgctaaatgccttttacaccaccctgtctaactgtgatgctgctttcaatgaactatgcatttgtactcctaggtccctctcttccattacactccctagtgccctaccttATCAGAGTATAAGTCcaacgctggtttgactttccaaaatacatcacctcacacttatctgtattgaaatccatttgccactccttggccaaCTTTCCTGACTGATCAAGagccccctgtaatctacgataaccttcttcactatcaacaacaccccctaatttcgtgtcatctgaaaacttactaatcaagccttgtgcattcatatccaaatcatttacataaataacgaataacaagggtcccaacactgacccctgtggcacaccactagtcaccagcctccattccaagaaacaaccttcaaccaccaccctctgcttcctacctccgagccattTATTTTCGTGTACACATTATCTTAGTGTGTACATTTTACCTGGACAGATCTTATTTTACAATGATTACATGATGGACATGGAATTTAATTCTTTCCTCCACTCTTGCCTGTGTGCCTGAAGCAGCTGACTACTGTGGAGAGATGGGTTAACTGGTGCCAGCCAAAGACTTGTCACTGTATTAGGATCAGCTGACTCAGCAGGAATAAACCTGGGACTTTGCTGGGTATGCATGAGTGAGTTACCACTCTAATAGCAGACGTCTTAACTGGGCCATCTACTACAGACATAATTTCAAAACCTAAGCGGCTTTTCCATATTGCATCTTTTATGACCACAACGTGACAAAGTACAGAGTTAAAGCCTGGACATTAGACTTAGTTCTGTTTGGTAATTACCCTGTGATATCTGCTACGTAAGTAAAACCAAATTACCTGTATACTATAAACCTTACCTTAATATCAGGGATACTATCAACCCACTGAGATTATTGATCTGGACTACACACACAGTTGTAGCTGTGCCTGTGTATTTGTATTTTAGTTCCTTCATATCATTGACCAGTACCAGgtgcaggtgggggtgggggtgggggtgggggtgggggtgggggtgggagtggggacaTCAACTAGTTCCagattatttgaaatatttgtaaCTTTGTTGCTTACTGATGGAAGACATTTCATCCTCAACAGGCCTTTTGAAATCAAATCTCAGCTAAAAGTGGTCCAGGATCAACATGATCTTTATTGATCATAACAAATATACAAATGTGAAACATGTTTCAAAATATAATGGGATAAACATTTGTTAACACATTGCATATTTCCAACATGCCAAAGGTTTCCATTTCCATACAATTTCAATTACAACTTGCAATTGCAATGTTAATGTGCATCTTCTGCTATGCCTAACACAGTTCTACGAAgactgtgtacacacacacacacacacacacacacacacacacacacacacacacacacacacacacacacacaaacaaaccacACAGAGTATGCAGGTTTCACATGAATCTCAGGCAACTTTCATTGACATCAGTCCTTCTATACTGGGCTGTATATATGTGCCATATACAACGTGAACTGCACATTGGAAGTCAGGTCTAAACCACAGGTAGAGATCCTTAATTATGTGGAGTTACGCTGGGCTTTGATTTAGATGACGGCATATTGTGCTCTACGGAATGTCATTACTGTGGGTAGATGTTCAACGCAGTGAAGTAAAGGCTATCATATTTAGCTCTTTATTACTGGAGGTCCTGCTAAGCATCGGGCATGACCAGGAGCAGGAAGAAGGGCCTGAAGGAAAGGCTGAGTTTGAGAGGATGTGGAAGTGGAAGGAGGCGGAGAGAAGAagttgtctaaaaccagagggcagaggtataAGATGAGGAggcagaggtttagaggagaactgaggaaatcttttcacccagagggtggttgaaatctggaatgcattgtctgggaaggtggaggaggcaggtaatctcacaacacttaagtagCTTTCAGCACCAGCATTTAAATTGACAAGGTACTGAAGGATACAGACtaagtggtggtaaatgggataagtataaatggatacttgatggacggcacaacgtggtgggccgaagggcctgttttgtgctgtatggttctatggttctatggttctattatcaaatctcctctttcaACCAATCAGTGGTGCAGAATTCCAAAACactgaaacatctaaaattatGGTCAATTTAGGACTGAGTTAATGTGAAAGGAAAACtaagaatttcaaaatattttgttatctTAGTCTCATTAAATAGTTTCACTAATACTATAtactttgaagttttttttgcattttcaacTGTGTAGGTCAAAAATAGCTAATTGGATATATCACATacaaacagtaaatgtttcagcTCAACTTATAGGAGAAAACTGTACGTACATAAAAAAGTTTCCTATTCCAGGTTCTCAGATCGTCCCAGTATTATATTTTTCCGGTTTATAAGCTAACAATGTTTTCGCAAATATCAGAAAGTATTTTACTTGCATCAAGATAGCAACCATTACATTTCATATTGATAACAGGCAAAGATAAATATTgacaatgattaaaaaaataatgcaGTTGCATAATCTGCTAAATTGGACTTGGCCTGCCTTTTAAACTTAAAACACACTAAAATAATTCTGCACCATATTGTCCTTGGAAGGAGTTAGATGTGGCAGTTGAACTTTATCCATGCAGGGCGTGTTCAGTCTGATAATATCCTGGCTGTGATTATTGTGAGTTTTAAAAGCGGAGCTGGAAAGGAGTTCCACacttgctggaggaattcacccTAAGTATAAAGATGACTTTCAATGGTACCTGGAAGGTTGAGAGAAATGAGAACTATGAAAAGTTTATGGAGCAGATGGGTAAGTGTTTATAGAGGTTATAGTCTATCCCTGCAGAAACAAGTACAAGTATCAATGCACTAAATTACAACTATTGTGAGCTGCAGAACATCTTATTTCATTACTAGAAATTTGACAGTGTCTGAAGAATGTTAAATTGCTAATTGCTGGAGTTCAAAACAAACTTAAATTTTAATAAGGCTAAAGGTGATCTTGGCTAAATTAGCATATTCATTATTACCTTACAAAGGAACTTTGTGAGAAACCAATATCCTTTGTATTGTACCTGAAGAAATTGTGATTCATAATATTTAATTCCATAATATAAAGTATTAACATGGTAATAATGAGATCATcttttgcattttctatttttattagaaataaacaatgtttttcttcatgatttacaaaatattttacacCATTTCTTCTCAATATAAATATTAATAACATGCATTATCATTCTTACAGgtgaggaagaaactgttccaaAATGTATTTCAAGAATAATGTGTTTCTCATTCAATTAAATAACAATACAATTCTCACTTTAATTACCAGGGATAAATGTTATGAAAAGAAAACTTGCTCTCCATGATAACCTGAAGATTATAATTCACCAAGATGGAGATAAATTTAATGTTAAGGAGTCCAGTACCTTCCGCACAAAAGATATTGAGTTCACACTGGGAATGTCATTCGAATATTCCTTGGCAGATGGAACAGAACTTCAAGTAAAATgacaaaacaatttattttcctaTATGCAGATTAATAAGATTCACTGTGTAATTAAGATATTATTCTGGGACAGGTGGTGAAAGTAATTTAATTTGGCCTTTTCTTTAAGTTCATCTTTCTTTTATCATAGTGTCTTGCCTTCACTCTGTGCATTCCTACAATGAATTTTTCTAATAAACAACAGACGTTCATTTTGGAACTAATGACAAGAGATGTTCATTTTGAAACTAATGGAAAGTATCTTTTTTGTGGTAGGGTTCATGGAACCTTGAGGGAGACAAACTTATTGGAAAGTTCACCAGAAAAGACAATAGCAAGGAACTCTTGGCATACAGGGAAATTACTGGCAATGAACTTGTTCAGGTAaatccattgctgtttgtcagtTTTGCTAGAACAATCGATAAAAGTAAGCTGATATTTGACAGCACAGTGTTTGTATATGATCTCAAGTAATTaggatttcttttcaaattcaggTACAAAGAATTACCATTAACTTTAACATTGTTTTTTCCTATTCTAACTTTTTGTGAGCATTTTGTATAAGTATTTCAACTGTAAATCTATCCTTTATCAGCAGTGCTAAACACCCATTATATGAGAGGCTGAGTGGTGTATAGTCTGTTTAATAACCAGAATTGAAATGATAATcggaaaagggaaacaaaaacactCTCCACTATGGTGCATGTTTAACACCAccaaccaaagacaaatttctagcACATGTTTAAAACACATTCTCAGGATGTCCAAAACCACTTCCCTCGCATTAGGCCACTTTTGAAATGATCACTCTTGTTAGCGGAGGGAAGATCCACAATTACACATGGAAAGCTTATCCCAAATAGGAACGAAATAGTGATTAAATAATTTGTTGGTTAATGGTAGAAGACTGGGCAAGAAAATACTGCTCAATACCTTTATGTGTGCTTCAAAAGGCAGATGCCACCTCTGCCTAATCTGGGTGATCGCTGAGGTGCAGCTTTCCTTGGGTCCCGCATGGTAAGCTGGCCCAGAAAGGTGATCCAAGGTGagcaagccaattggatacaaatttggcATGGTGGTAGGAATttaagggtggtagtggagggttgtttttcagattggaggcctgttgtttgtaatatatattaacgatttggatgagaatgtaggtggcattaattagtaaatttgcagattacaccaacattggtggtgttatggactGTGAAGTAGGTTTGTCTAAGGTTAGAACAGGATATgaatcaactaggaaagtggagaagggaatggcaggtggaatttaactcagaaaattgcaaggtgatgcatttttggaagttaaaccaaggcaggacatacacagtgattgacagagccctggggagtgtttaaAACAGAGAAACCCAAGGGTACAACTGCTcttttctctgaaagtggcaacacaagtagacaaggtggtgaagaaggtgtatggcatgcttgtctacATCGTttggggcaatgagtacaagagttgcgacgtcatgttacagctgtacaagacgttggtgaggccacttctgaaatattgtgtgcagttctagtcaccattcagtaggaaggatgtgattaagctagagagggtgcagaaaagattcacaaggatctcgccaggactggagggcttgagttttaaggaggattggataggctgggactgttttccctggagcaaagcaggCTGTTGGGTAACCTaatagaggattataaaatcatagaacaaaacagcacaatagaggcccttcggcccaccatgttgtgccgacctttaaacctcgcctaagactatctaaccccttcctaccacatatccctctattttaaattcctccatatgattatctaacaatcccttgaacttgaccagtgtacctgcctccaccactaccctaggcagcgcattccatgcaccgaccactctccgggtgaaaaacctctctctgatatctcccttgaacttcccacccattaccttaaagccatgccctcttgtattaagcattggtgccctgggaaagaggcactagctgtctactctatctattcctcttaatattttgtacacctctatcatgtctcccctcatcctccttctctccaaagagtaaagccctagctcccttagtctctcctcataatccatactctccaaaccaggcagcatcctggtaaatctcctctgcaccctttccaatgcttccacatccttcctataatgaggcgaccagaactggacacagtactctacgtgtggtctaaccagagttttgtagagctgcatcattacctcatggctcttaaacttgatcccacgacttatgaaagctaacatcccgtaagctttcttaactaccctatccacctgtgaggcaactttcagggatctgtggatatgaacccctagatcgctctgctcctccacgctacccagaatcctgccattaaccttgtactccgccttggagtttgtccttccaaagtgtaccaccttgcacttctccggattgaactccatctgccacttctcagcctagctctgcatcctatcaatatccctctgcaatctcctacggtcctccacactctccacaacacctccgacctttgtgtcatctgcaaacttgccaacccacccttctaccccctcatccaagtcattaataaatatcacaaaaagtagaggtcccagaaccgacccttgtgggacaccactagtcacagccctccaatctgaatgcaccccctccaccacaaccctctgctttctacaggcaagccaattctgaatccactcgcccaagcatccctggatctcttgccctctgaccttctgaagaagcctaccatgtggagtcTTGTCCACATGGTagagataagatagataagaacCTTAGGGAAGTCTAcaatcagagggcataggcttaaggtaagagggcaaagttttaaaggggatcagaggggcaagtttttcacacagagggtgttgggtctatggaacaagctgacagaggaagtggaagatgcaggtacaattacaatgcttaaaagacatttcaacaggttcatggataggaaagtttcagagggatattgaccaaatgtaggcaaatgggactggctcagaaagacgccttggtcagcatggacaagttgggtcaaaggacctgtttccatgctgtataactctatgactctatgtttccaTGACTCTACACTAACCTCATAATCCACTAATTTATTGTCCACAGATCAATGTACAATGTACAAAATTAAGTATTACTCTGAGTGTTGATATATGTAGCACGTACCTCCAGATCCCTCTCTAGTGGCATCCAATGAACCCTGTTTCCATGAGATAGATTGCATTTGATGCATTCTGCTGGCATGTAGTGAAGTATCAAGAGTCAGCTTACAGGCAGTGCCAAGATCGGAGCAGGGATCAGGGACAGCAGGTACTTGCAGACAGATCTGGGGTCtggagagtgggtggggtgtCTGGTCATAGCTGGGGTAAAGTTCAAGGTCAGCTTTGGGAACGCAGGGGATCAAGAAAATAGGCAGGACTGCAACGAGAGTTGGTGTGCAGTGGGAGGCAGGGTCAAGGTCAGGAACATCAGGCATCAGGAACGTCTATCGGTCTACATACAAGCCAAAAATGAAACTTAGAAGCTGAAACTTACCTAGACCAATGGAGGAGTTGACTTCTGCATGTCATTGCAGCCCTAGCGTTACTGCCATCAGCCTCAgagatatttgcatttttttggtTATCCATGGGAAGTCCTTGCACGATCCCTTGCAAATAATAAGGACTTAGTGTACTGCACAGAAGTATTACTTAAATTATGTGCCAAGTCTAGAATGCAACTTGAACCCATGATGTTAAGACTTACATGATTAAATCAAGCTGATAATTCAAAACTCAGTACAAACCAAACACTCTAAGCTTTATTAGACATGATAATTTCAGGTGACGAGTTTACATCACCAGAAATTCCACCCAAATTTGTTGTAATCTGGGGAGGGAGAGCAGTGGTGTGAGGCCTGGCCCTGCTAAATTCCTTTGACACCAACCCAAATGGGTTTCAGAAAGTCATAAT encodes:
- the fabp2 gene encoding fatty acid-binding protein, intestinal codes for the protein MTFNGTWKVERNENYEKFMEQMGINVMKRKLALHDNLKIIIHQDGDKFNVKESSTFRTKDIEFTLGMSFEYSLADGTELQGSWNLEGDKLIGKFTRKDNSKELLAYREITGNELVQTYLYEGVEAKRFFKKE